In a genomic window of Muntiacus reevesi chromosome 1, mMunRee1.1, whole genome shotgun sequence:
- the LOC136172130 gene encoding NKG2-A/NKG2-B type II integral membrane protein-like → MNNQGAIYAELKGVKNARRQEIKPKVSKSSISMTEQELTYIELNLQNASQNLHGNDKNYHSKGSPSPPEKFIPGILGLICLVLASILLIVIIVTPSTLIQEQNYSCLITRLQKECHCGHCPRDWLTYSNNCYYISLEKKSWNESVRSCATKNSTLLYIDNEEEMKFLMSLSIISWIPVSREGRGHPWMWLNGSTCKLQIKDYLPGERNCAVQALWGIRAEDCQVPNAYNCKPKLEN, encoded by the exons ATGAATAACCAAGGAGCAATCTATGCAGAACTGAAGGGAGTCAAGAACGCAAGGAGGCAGGAAATAAAACCTAAGGTTTCTAAAAGTTCCATTTCAATGACTGAGCAGGAATTAACATATATAgaattaaatcttcaaaatgcTTCTCAGAATCTTCATGGGAATGACAAGAATTACCACTCCAAAG GTTCACCATCACCTCCAGAGAAGTTcattcctgggatcctgggactCATCTGCCTTGTCTTGGCGTCCATTCTGTTGATAGTGATCATTGTTACTCCCT CTACTCTAATACAGGAACAGAATTACTCCTGTCTCATAACAAGGCTCCAGAAAG AATGTCATTGTGGTCATTGTCCAAGAGACTGGCTTACATATTCCAACAACTGCTATTATAttagtttggaaaaaaaatcatggaaTGAGAGTGTGAGATCCTGTGCTACTAAGAATTCTACTCTGCTTTATATAGATaatgaagaggaaatg AAATTTCTGATGTCCCTGTCAATTATATCGTGGATTCCAGTCTCTCGTGAAGGCCGCGGTCATCCGTGGATGTGGCTCAATGGTTCAACTTGCAAGCTACA GATAAAAGACTATTTACCTGGTGAACGTAACTGTGCTGTACAAGCTTTATGGGGCATAAGAGCAGAAGACTGTCAGGTTCCAAATGCATATAATTGCAAGCCTAAGCTTGAGAATTAA